From Triticum aestivum cultivar Chinese Spring chromosome 4A, IWGSC CS RefSeq v2.1, whole genome shotgun sequence, a single genomic window includes:
- the LOC123086779 gene encoding probably inactive leucine-rich repeat receptor-like protein kinase At5g48380 yields MAIQWLYAALVQILLCLVLCQPCYGTVTDIQCLKRVKASVDPNNKLHWTFDDNKEGSICTFNGVECWHPNENRILSLRLSSMDLKGQFPDGLENCSSMTSLDLSSNSLSGPIPADISKRLPYITNIDLSYNSFSGEIPESLANCTYLNVVSLQNNKLTGAIPGQFAGLSRLTEFNVANNKLSGQIPSSLSKFSSSNFVNQDLCGKPLSGDCTASSSSRIGVIAGSAVAGAVITLIIVGVILFIFLRKMPARKKEKDLEENKWAKSIKGAKGVKVSMFEKSVSKMKLNDLMKATGDFTKENIIGTVHSGTMYKATLPDGSFLAIKRLQDTQHSESQFTSEMSTLGSARQRNLVPLLGYCIAKKERLLVYKYMPKGSLYDQLHHGGSDREALAWPLRLKIAIGAGKGLAWLHHSCNPRILHRNISSKCILLDDDYEPKISDFGLARLMNPIDTHLSTFVNGEFGDLGYVAPEYTHTLVATPKGDVYSFGVVLLELVTGEVPTRVSKAPENFKGSLVDWITYLSNNSILQDAVDKSMIGKDNDAELLQVLKVACSCVLSAPKERPTMFEVYQLLRAVGEKYHFSAADDELALRPQDADSKKLDELIVAK; encoded by the exons ATGGCCATTCAGTGGTTGTATGCTGCTCTGGTCCAAATCCTTCTCTGCCTTGTGCTCTGCCAGCCATGCTATGGCACAGTAACTGACATCCAATGCCTGAAGAGGGTGAAGGCATCAGTTGATCCAAACAACAAGTTGCATTGGACATTTGATGACAACAAAGAAGGATCCATATGCACTTTTAACGGCGTGGAGTGCTGGCATCCTAATGAAAACCGGATTCTTTCTCTTCGGCTTAGCAGCATGGATCTGAAGGGCCAATTCCCTGATGGACTGGAGAACTGTAGTAGCATGACTTCGCTGGATCTATCAAGCAACAGCCTTTCGGGGCCAATCCCGGCTGACATCTCAAAACGGCTTCCATACATTACAAACATTGATCTCTCATATAATAGCTTCTCAGGGGAGATTCCAGAATCGCTAGCTAACTGCACCTATCTCAATGTTGTCAGTTTACAAAATAACAAGTTGACTGGAGCAATCCCAGGGCAGTTTGCTGGTCTTTCTCGCTTAACCGAGTTTAATGTTGCTAACAATAAATTGTCAGGCCAGATCCCATCATCTTTGAGCAAATTCTCATCATCCAATTTCGTAAATCAAGACCTCTGTGGGAAACCTTTGAGCGGTGATTGCACTGCCTCTTCAAGCAGTCGTATAGGGGTGATTGCTGGTTCTGCTGTTGCTGGTGCAGTCATCACTTTAATCATTGTTGGTGTGATTTTATTCATTTTCTTGCGGAAAATGCCTGCCAGAAAGAAGGAAAAGGACCTGGAAGAAAATAAGTGGGCGAAGTCTATCAAGGGAGCAAAAGGAGTGAAG GTATCAATGTTTGAGAAATCAGTCTCAAAGATGAAATTGAATGATCTGATGAAGGCAACAGGTGATTTTACCAAGGAAAACATTATTGGAACTGTTCATTCCGGAACTATGTACAAAGCTACGCTTCCTGATGGTTCATTCCTTGCTATCAAGAGGTTGCAAGATACTCAGCATTCAGAGAGCCAATTCACATCCGAGATGTCAACATTGGGAAGCGCTAGGCAACGCAACTTAGTTCCACTATTAGGTTACTGCATTGCTAAGAAAGAGAGGCTCTTGGTGTACAAGTACATGCCCAAGGGTTCACTCTATGATCAACTGCACCATGGAGGCAGTGATAGAGAGGCTCTGGCATGGCCGTTGAGGCTAAAAATTGCCATTGGGGCTGGTAAAGGGTTGGCGTGGCTTCATCACAGTTGCAACCCCCGCATTCTTCACCGCAATATTAGCTCCAAGTGCATACTACTTGATGATGACTATGAGCCTAAGATTTCAGATTTTGGCCTGGCAAGGCTTATGAATCCAATCGACACCCACCTGAGCACATTCGTCAATGGCGAGTTCGGCGACTTGGGTTATGTAGCTCCTGAGTACACGCACACCCTTGTCGCCACGCCAAAAGGGGATGTCTATAGTTTTGGTGTAGTCTTGCTTGAACTGGTCACCGGTGAAGTGCCCACGCGTGTATCAAAGGCCCCAGAAAATTTCAAAGGGAGTTTGGTAGATTGGATAACATACCTATCAAACAACTCTATACTTCAAGATGCAGTGGACAAGTCCATGATCGGAAAGGACAATGACGCCGAGCTGCTTCAAGTTCTGAAGGTCGCCTGTTCCTGCGTGCTTTCTGCTCCAAAGGAAAGACCTACAATGTTTGAAGTGTACCAGCTTCTGAGGGCTGTTGGGGAGAAATACCATTTTAGCGCCGCTGATGATGAACTGGCGCTCCGACCACAGGATGCAGACTCTAAGAAGCTGGATGAGCTTATTGTGGCGAAATAG